Proteins encoded together in one Oryzias latipes chromosome 11, ASM223467v1 window:
- the opga gene encoding osteoprotegerin a precursor, protein MVFLLLLQLLLTSGTLGYSLDNPLTYVRKDFVTGKPVTCDACQPGYYLRAHCTATQKSQCAPCPAGSFTAIWNYIDKCLRCSVCGLNEVVKKPCTASNDSQCACKDGYFFHPRYNMCTRHSECPSGQGVLTEGTAEKNTVCHSCPDGTFSNSSSARQNCTQHRSCSDVGLKTVLRGSSWHDSVCGSCDENIDGAEYLKEIIPGIFVHHKMSIKRMRRLVHKLLSEKGEKHSGTSQMSSPQLQAKVEEWVLSSTSSQVHKLIEMLREVGAVHNAEKLSSKLSRIDAFMTDCRAKTEGGEVMYTDIEGVV, encoded by the exons ATG gtgtttcttcttctgctccagCTTCTGCTGACCTCTGGCACTCTGGGATACAGCCTGGACAACCCCCTCACCTACGTACGCAAAGACTTTGTGACGGGTAAACCTGTGACATGCGACGCCTGCCAGCCTGGGTACTACCTGCGCGCGCACTGCACGGCGACGCAGAAGAGCCAGTGCGCCCCGTGTCCGGCAGGCTCGTTCACGGCGATCTGGAACTACATCGACAAGTGTTTGCGCTGCAGTGTGTGCGGGTTGAACGAGGTGGTGAAGAAGCCCTGCACGGCGTCCAACGACTCCCAGTGCGCGTGCAAGGACGGGTACTTCTTCCACCCGCGGTACAACATGTGCACGCGCCACAGCGAGTGTCCATCCGGACAAGGAGTCCTCACTGAAG ggaCCGCTGAGAAGAACACGGTGTGTCACAGCTGTCCTGATGGCACCTTCTCCAACTCCTCCTCTGCGCGGCAGAACTGCACACAGCATAGGAGCTGCAGTGATGTGGGCCTGAAGACTGTGCTGAGGGGCTCCAGCTGGCACGACAGCGTTTGTGGAAGCTGTGATGAGAACATCG ATGGAGCCGAGTACCTTAAAGAAATCATCCCAGGTATCTTTGTTCATCACAAAATGAGCATTAAAAGAATGCGTCGCTTAGTGCACAAGCTGCTGTCTGAAAAGGGCGAAAAGCACAGCGGAACGTCGCAGATGAGTTCCCCACAACTCCAAGCAAAGGTAGAGGAATGGGTTCTCTCCTCCACCTCAAGCCAAGTTCACAAGCTCATAGAAATGCTACGTGAAGTTGGAGCTGTTCATAATGCGGAAAAGCTGAGCAGCAAGCTGAGCAGGATTGATGCTTTTATGACAGACTGCAGAGCCAAAACAGAAGGAGGAGAAGTCATGTACACTGATATAGAAGGTGTTGTTTAA